A single region of the Kwoniella botswanensis chromosome 1, complete sequence genome encodes:
- a CDS encoding pyridoxamine 5'-phosphate oxidase: MSTQHLYGTPAPQPSDQNQNTSTPSSSAPEKLHLTSHNQYKTPRLLRDNLHANPLIQFNSWLSAALDPKDGQPIVKEPEAMTLSTSLPNGIPSSRIVLLKTVDEKGFVFFTNYNSRKSQELSNNPYASLAFYWREVSRQVRVVGKVEKVSREESEEYFKSRPRGSQVGAWASPQSSIVQEGEVQQIVDEKTKEFGEAMEIDCPPHWGGWRVVPFEVEYWSGQPSRLHDRFRYTRPQDSQESQWEINRLAP, from the exons ATGTCGACTCAACATCTATACGGTACACCCGCTCCTCAACCATCCgaccaaaatcaaaacacttccactccatcttcctcagcacCTGAGAAACTCCATCTCACTTCTCACAATCAATACAAGACCCCTCGACTCCTTCGAGACAATCTTCACGCCAATCCTCTAATCCAATTCAACAGCTGGCTCTCTGCCGCACTCGATCCCAAGGATGGTCAACCCATCGTAAAAGAACCAGAGGCTATGACTTTATCTACCTCTTTACCAAATGGTATACCATCATCTAGGATCGTCTTACTGAAAACGgtagatgagaaaggattTGTTTTCTTTACGAATTACAATTCACGTAAATCCCAAGAACTGTCCAATAACCCTTATGCAAGTTTGGCATTTTACTGGAGAGAGGTATCTCGTCAGGTTAGAGTGGTGGGTAAAGTCGAGAAAGTGAGTAGGGAAGAATCGGAAGAGTACTTCAAGAGTAGACCTAGAGGCAGTCAGGTGGGTGCATGGGCCTCCCCACAGAGTAGTATTGTCCAGGAAGGGGAGGTGCAACAGATTGTCGATGAGAAAACTAAGGAGTTTGGGGAAGCAATGGAGATCGATTGTCCGCCGCATTGGGGTGGATGGAGAGTCGTACCCTT CGAAGTCGAATATTGGTCTGGTCAACCATCACGATTACACGATAGGTTCAGATATACCAGACCTCAAGACTCACAGGAGAGTCAATGGGAGAT